From the Streptomyces sp. Tu 2975 genome, one window contains:
- a CDS encoding CDP-alcohol phosphatidyltransferase family protein, with amino-acid sequence MEVQETRVQTDRVLTIPNILSMARLVGVPLFLWLILRPEFGGPKSDGWALLVLMLSGVSDYLDGKLARRWNQISSLGRILDPAADRLYILSTLVGLTWREILPLWLTAALLAREVMLLVMVGILRRHGYPPPQVNFLGKAATFNLMYAFPLLLLSDGTGWLASLAAIFGWAFAGWGTTLYWWAGILYVIQVRRLVKADTMAD; translated from the coding sequence GTGGAGGTCCAGGAGACCCGCGTTCAAACGGACCGGGTACTCACCATCCCCAACATCCTGAGCATGGCTCGCCTCGTCGGCGTGCCGCTGTTCCTGTGGCTGATTCTCCGCCCCGAGTTCGGCGGGCCCAAGAGTGACGGCTGGGCGTTGCTGGTCCTGATGCTCAGCGGCGTCAGTGACTATCTCGACGGCAAGCTGGCCCGACGATGGAACCAGATCAGCAGCCTGGGGCGCATCCTCGACCCGGCCGCCGACCGCCTCTACATCCTGTCGACGCTTGTCGGTCTCACCTGGCGGGAGATTCTTCCGCTCTGGCTGACGGCCGCCCTATTGGCACGTGAAGTGATGCTGCTGGTGATGGTGGGAATCCTCCGTCGCCACGGCTATCCGCCGCCCCAGGTGAACTTCCTGGGCAAGGCCGCCACCTTCAACCTCATGTACGCCTTCCCCTTGCTGCTCCTGAGTGACGGAACGGGGTGGCTTGCGTCACTCGCGGCGATTTTCGGATGGGCGTTCGCGGGATGGGGTACAACTCTGTATTGGTGGGCAGGGATCCTCTATGTGATTCAAGTCCGCCGTCTCGTCAAAGCGGACACTATGGCCGATTGA
- a CDS encoding PTS glucose transporter subunit IIA, which produces MTTVTSPLAGRAIGLAAVPDPVFSGAMVGPGTAIDPVREPSEAVSPVDGIIVSLHPHAFVVVDDEGHGVLTHLGIDTVQLNGEGFELLVNKGDTVRRGQSVVRWDPAAVEAAGKSAICPVVALEATPDSLSDVRENGDVKAGESLFGWQ; this is translated from the coding sequence ATGACCACAGTGACGTCCCCTCTTGCCGGCCGGGCCATCGGTCTCGCGGCCGTTCCCGATCCGGTGTTCTCCGGTGCGATGGTCGGGCCCGGGACGGCCATCGACCCCGTGCGTGAGCCGTCCGAGGCGGTCTCTCCGGTGGACGGCATCATCGTGTCCCTCCACCCGCACGCCTTCGTCGTCGTCGACGACGAGGGGCACGGTGTGCTGACGCACCTCGGTATCGACACGGTGCAGCTCAACGGCGAGGGCTTCGAGCTTCTCGTCAACAAGGGCGACACGGTGCGGCGCGGCCAGTCCGTGGTGCGCTGGGACCCGGCGGCCGTGGAGGCCGCGGGGAAGTCCGCCATCTGCCCGGTCGTGGCTCTCGAGGCCACACCCGACTCCCTGTCCGACGTCCGTGAGAACGGGGACGTGAAGGCCGGGGAAAGCCTCTTCGGCTGGCAGTGA
- a CDS encoding DUF881 domain-containing protein, translating to MSQQPPVRSTGAPPARPDASMSLLNNVMEHSLDDGYAEAAARRAEGGGMPRTLRAKLGLAAGLVLAAAVVTLGAAEAQISAPVLAKEREELIDRVEARTKKADAVERDVEALRSDVEERQRKALNADGEEQGATIPLLAGATEVHGPGVKLVVDDAKGTDQGGDGPRESSGFADTGRVRDRDMQRVVNGLWESGAEAIAINGQRLTALSAIRAAGDAILVDNRPLVPPYTVLAVGDGSKLRTAFQGSADGQYLQVLKEDFGIRTSMSDEESVRLPAAPSLIVRTAEPTTADSPQGSGPGVAESEKGTS from the coding sequence ATGTCGCAGCAGCCCCCCGTTCGGAGCACAGGTGCTCCGCCCGCGCGCCCTGATGCGTCCATGTCGCTGCTGAACAATGTCATGGAGCACAGCCTCGACGACGGTTACGCGGAGGCGGCGGCCCGCCGGGCCGAGGGCGGCGGCATGCCCCGCACGCTGCGCGCCAAGCTGGGACTGGCCGCCGGGCTCGTGCTCGCGGCCGCGGTCGTCACGCTCGGCGCCGCCGAGGCGCAGATCTCGGCGCCGGTGCTGGCCAAGGAGCGCGAGGAGCTCATCGACCGCGTCGAGGCCCGGACGAAGAAGGCCGACGCCGTGGAACGGGACGTCGAGGCTCTTCGGTCCGACGTCGAGGAGCGGCAGCGCAAGGCCCTCAACGCGGACGGCGAGGAGCAGGGCGCGACAATTCCCCTGCTGGCGGGCGCCACCGAGGTGCACGGCCCGGGCGTCAAACTCGTCGTGGACGATGCCAAGGGGACGGACCAGGGCGGCGACGGGCCGCGCGAGAGCAGCGGCTTCGCCGACACCGGCCGGGTACGGGACCGGGACATGCAGCGGGTCGTCAATGGCCTCTGGGAATCCGGCGCCGAGGCGATCGCGATCAACGGGCAGCGGCTGACCGCCCTGTCGGCGATCCGTGCGGCCGGCGACGCCATACTGGTCGACAACAGGCCGCTGGTGCCGCCGTACACGGTGCTCGCGGTGGGGGACGGCAGCAAGCTGCGTACCGCCTTCCAAGGCAGTGCCGACGGGCAGTATCTCCAGGTCCTCAAAGAGGACTTCGGAATCCGCACCAGCATGTCCGACGAGGAGTCGGTGCGACTGCCCGCGGCCCCGAGCTTGATCGTACGAACAGCTGAGCCGACGACCGCCGACTCCCCGCAGGGCAGTGGGCCGGGAGTGGCCGAATCAGAGAAGGGCACATCGTGA
- a CDS encoding NUDIX domain-containing protein produces the protein MSKDSYCGHCGAPYGADTGRPRTCPACGTTSYRNPLPVAVALQPVHDPAHGTGLVVITRTIEPVRGGTALPGGFVDHREDWRHAVVRELWEETGIKAPEHEVRLADVLSSPGGHMLVFGLLPARPAAALPPFVPTDETGERRLLHAPEPLAFPLHTLAARNWFAGAYDR, from the coding sequence GTGTCCAAGGACTCCTACTGCGGCCACTGCGGAGCGCCGTACGGCGCTGACACGGGCCGGCCGCGCACCTGCCCGGCCTGCGGTACGACTTCCTACCGCAATCCGCTGCCGGTCGCCGTCGCCCTCCAGCCCGTGCACGATCCTGCCCACGGCACCGGCCTCGTCGTCATCACGCGCACCATCGAACCCGTGCGCGGCGGCACCGCCCTGCCCGGCGGTTTCGTCGATCACCGCGAGGACTGGCGGCACGCGGTGGTCCGCGAACTGTGGGAGGAGACCGGCATCAAGGCCCCGGAGCACGAGGTGCGGCTCGCCGACGTCCTCAGCTCCCCGGGCGGCCACATGCTCGTGTTCGGGCTGCTGCCGGCACGCCCGGCGGCAGCCCTGCCGCCGTTCGTCCCCACCGACGAGACCGGCGAGCGGCGGCTCCTGCACGCCCCGGAGCCGTTGGCCTTCCCGCTGCACACCCTCGCGGCACGAAACTGGTTCGCCGGCGCCTACGACCGCTGA
- the ptsP gene encoding phosphoenolpyruvate--protein phosphotransferase, producing the protein METTLRGVGVSHGVAIGEVRHMGTAVLEPPAKQIPAQDAEREQGRARQAVEAVAADLIARGNLAGGEAQAVLEAQAMMAQDPELMSDVDRRIAVGSTAERAVYDAFAAYRALLAGAGEYLAGRVADLDDVRNRIVARLLGVPMPGVPDSDEPYVLIARDLAPADTALLDPALVLGFVTEEGGPTSHSAILARALGVPAVVALPGAGELAEGTLIAVDGSTGEIFVEPSDEKRAQMERAAAERKAALSASSGPGVTSDGHKVPLLANVGGPADVPAAVDAGAEGVGLFRTEFLFLDDSKQAPSEEKQVEAYRKVLEAFPHGRVVVRVLDAGADKPLDFLTPADEPNPALGVRGLRSLLDHPEVLRTQLSALSKAAQGLPVYLEVMAPMVADRTDAKAFADACRQAGLQAKFGAMVEIPSAALRARSILQEVEFLSLGTNDLAQYTFAADRQVGAVSRLQDPWQPALLDLVALSAEAAKAEGKSCGVCGEAASDPLLACVLTGLGVTSLSMGAASIPYVRATLAKYTLAQCERAAAAARASDTAEEARTAAQAVLSGE; encoded by the coding sequence ATGGAGACAACGCTGCGAGGCGTCGGCGTGAGCCACGGTGTGGCGATCGGCGAGGTGCGGCACATGGGCACGGCGGTTCTCGAGCCGCCGGCCAAGCAGATCCCCGCCCAGGACGCGGAGCGTGAGCAGGGGCGCGCCCGCCAGGCCGTGGAAGCGGTGGCCGCCGACCTGATCGCGCGGGGCAACCTGGCCGGTGGTGAGGCGCAGGCCGTGCTCGAGGCGCAGGCCATGATGGCGCAGGACCCGGAGCTCATGTCCGACGTCGACCGCCGTATCGCGGTCGGCAGCACCGCCGAGCGTGCGGTGTACGACGCGTTCGCGGCCTACCGGGCCCTGCTGGCGGGTGCCGGCGAGTACCTGGCCGGTCGGGTCGCGGATCTGGACGACGTGCGGAACCGGATCGTGGCTCGGCTGCTGGGCGTGCCGATGCCGGGTGTGCCGGACAGCGACGAGCCGTATGTACTGATCGCGCGCGATCTGGCGCCGGCGGACACCGCGCTGCTGGATCCGGCCCTGGTGCTCGGGTTCGTCACGGAAGAGGGCGGGCCCACGAGCCACAGCGCCATCCTGGCGCGGGCACTCGGGGTGCCTGCCGTGGTCGCGCTGCCGGGAGCGGGTGAGCTCGCCGAGGGCACGCTGATCGCCGTCGACGGCAGCACCGGCGAGATCTTCGTGGAGCCGAGCGACGAGAAGCGGGCGCAGATGGAGCGTGCCGCCGCGGAGCGCAAGGCGGCGCTGTCCGCGTCCAGCGGGCCGGGGGTGACCTCGGACGGGCACAAGGTGCCGTTGCTGGCCAATGTCGGGGGACCCGCGGACGTTCCGGCGGCAGTGGACGCCGGGGCCGAGGGCGTGGGTCTGTTCCGTACCGAGTTCCTCTTCCTGGACGACAGCAAGCAGGCGCCGTCCGAGGAGAAGCAGGTCGAGGCGTACCGCAAGGTGCTCGAGGCGTTCCCCCATGGCCGCGTGGTCGTGCGGGTGCTGGACGCCGGCGCGGACAAGCCGCTCGACTTCCTGACGCCGGCCGACGAGCCCAACCCCGCGTTGGGTGTGCGCGGGCTGCGTTCGCTGCTGGACCACCCGGAGGTGCTGCGGACGCAGTTGTCGGCGCTGTCGAAGGCGGCGCAGGGGCTGCCCGTCTACCTCGAGGTCATGGCACCGATGGTGGCGGACCGTACCGATGCGAAGGCGTTCGCGGACGCGTGCCGGCAGGCGGGGCTCCAGGCGAAGTTCGGGGCGATGGTGGAGATCCCGTCCGCGGCCTTGCGGGCACGGTCGATCCTGCAGGAGGTCGAGTTCCTGTCCCTCGGCACGAACGACCTCGCGCAGTACACCTTCGCCGCCGATCGGCAGGTGGGTGCGGTGTCCCGGCTGCAGGACCCGTGGCAGCCGGCGTTGCTCGACCTGGTGGCGCTGTCCGCGGAGGCCGCCAAGGCCGAGGGCAAGAGCTGTGGTGTCTGCGGTGAGGCCGCCTCCGATCCGCTTCTGGCCTGTGTGCTCACCGGCCTCGGTGTGACGTCGCTGTCGATGGGCGCCGCGTCGATCCCGTACGTGCGGGCGACGCTGGCGAAGTACACGCTGGCGCAGTGCGAGCGTGCGGCCGCCGCGGCGCGTGCGTCGGACACCGCCGAGGAGGCCCGGACGGCCGCGCAGGCGGTTCTTTCCGGGGAGTAG
- a CDS encoding MerR family transcriptional regulator, translated as MLRTPTGGAGHGTAAAGDRPMSIGAVLGHLRDEFPEVTISKIRFLEAEGLVEPSRTPSGYRKFTARDVERLALVLRMQRDHYLPLKVIREQLDALERGEQVQLPAQGPQRDLFDGSWEPETERPPSGRIGRAALLAAAEVSEEELTEWESYGLLTPDGSGAYEPEAVTVARMVAELGRFGLEPRHLRAMKASADRDAGLVEQVVAPLRRHRNPQTRAHAEATTKELVTLSVRLHAALVQTALGVRLH; from the coding sequence ATGCTGCGAACACCGACGGGCGGTGCCGGTCACGGCACCGCCGCCGCGGGCGACCGCCCGATGAGCATCGGCGCGGTTCTCGGGCACCTGCGCGACGAGTTCCCGGAAGTCACGATCTCCAAGATCCGGTTCCTCGAGGCCGAGGGCCTGGTGGAGCCGAGCCGTACGCCCTCCGGGTACCGCAAATTCACGGCCCGGGACGTGGAGCGGCTCGCGCTCGTGCTGCGGATGCAGCGCGACCACTATCTGCCCCTGAAGGTGATCCGCGAACAGCTGGACGCCCTCGAACGGGGTGAGCAGGTGCAGCTGCCCGCACAGGGTCCCCAGCGGGACCTCTTCGACGGTTCCTGGGAGCCGGAGACCGAGCGTCCGCCCTCGGGACGTATCGGCCGCGCGGCACTGCTGGCCGCCGCCGAGGTCTCCGAGGAGGAGCTCACCGAGTGGGAGTCGTACGGCCTGCTCACCCCGGACGGGAGCGGCGCCTACGAGCCCGAGGCGGTCACGGTCGCACGGATGGTCGCGGAGCTGGGCAGATTCGGGCTCGAGCCTCGGCACCTGCGGGCCATGAAAGCGTCGGCGGACCGCGATGCCGGCCTGGTCGAACAGGTCGTCGCACCGCTGCGCCGGCACCGTAATCCGCAGACCAGAGCCCATGCGGAGGCAACCACGAAAGAGCTCGTGACGCTCTCCGTGAGGCTCCATGCGGCACTGGTGCAGACCGCCCTCGGAGTGCGGCTCCACTGA
- a CDS encoding M15 family metallopeptidase: MTRLGSAVRVLTAAAAALLCVSSVAPAAQAAPEPKAPREFVALRTVAPTVIQEMRYTTEHNFMGEPVDGYRQPLCILTRPAAEALRRAQSQLLRQGYSLKVYDCYRPQRAVDHFVRWAKDLEDESMKEEFYPHVDKSRLFADGYIAEKSGHSRGSTVDLTLVKLPTAPTRPHVPGEALVPCYAPKDDRFPDNSVDMGTGYDCFDTLSHTDDPRVTGEQRANRDLLRGTLAAVGFVNLPEEWWHFTYKPEPFPGTYFDFPVAVRSVAGHRVG; this comes from the coding sequence ATGACTCGACTTGGTTCAGCCGTCCGTGTTCTGACCGCCGCGGCAGCGGCTCTGCTCTGCGTCTCCTCGGTGGCGCCCGCCGCCCAGGCCGCTCCGGAGCCGAAGGCGCCGCGGGAGTTCGTGGCGCTGCGCACCGTGGCGCCGACCGTCATCCAGGAGATGCGCTACACGACGGAGCACAACTTCATGGGAGAGCCGGTGGACGGGTACCGGCAGCCGCTGTGCATCCTCACGCGCCCGGCGGCCGAGGCCCTGCGCAGGGCGCAGTCACAGCTGCTGCGGCAGGGCTATTCACTGAAGGTGTACGACTGCTACCGCCCGCAACGCGCCGTCGACCACTTCGTCCGGTGGGCCAAGGATCTCGAGGACGAGTCGATGAAGGAGGAGTTCTATCCGCATGTCGACAAGTCGCGTCTGTTCGCGGACGGTTACATCGCGGAGAAGTCCGGCCACAGCCGGGGCAGCACCGTGGACCTGACGCTCGTGAAGCTGCCGACGGCGCCCACCCGTCCGCACGTCCCCGGTGAGGCGCTCGTGCCGTGCTACGCGCCGAAGGACGACCGTTTCCCGGACAACTCCGTCGACATGGGGACCGGCTACGACTGCTTCGACACGCTGTCGCACACCGACGACCCGCGGGTCACGGGCGAGCAGCGCGCCAACCGCGATCTGCTGCGGGGCACGCTGGCGGCGGTCGGGTTCGTCAACCTGCCGGAGGAGTGGTGGCACTTCACGTACAAGCCGGAGCCGTTCCCCGGCACGTACTTCGACTTCCCCGTCGCCGTGCGTTCGGTGGCGGGGCACCGGGTGGGCTGA
- a CDS encoding DUF881 domain-containing protein, which produces MSSEETPRNESAQPPRAQPLPQAQPPLSPAAQEPDPQETEARTGRQRLGAAVWPPRVTRAQLIVAVLLFVLGLGLAIQVRSNSDESALRGARQEDLVRILDELDNRTQRLEDEKQRLEDQRTELENSSDQAEEARKQTQQKEQQLGILAGTVAAQGPGITLTIQDPSGTVESDMLLDTIQELRAAGAEAVQVNGTRVVANTFFSGSAGDIEVDGKRITAPYTFEVIGKPQDLEPALNIPGGVVQTLEKEQATATVERSEKIIVDALRPAERPDYARSSPQ; this is translated from the coding sequence ATGAGCAGCGAAGAGACCCCCAGGAACGAGTCGGCGCAGCCGCCGCGCGCCCAGCCGCTCCCGCAGGCGCAGCCGCCCTTGTCACCCGCCGCGCAGGAACCCGATCCGCAGGAGACAGAGGCCCGTACCGGGCGACAGCGGCTCGGTGCGGCGGTGTGGCCGCCGCGGGTGACCCGCGCCCAACTGATCGTCGCGGTGCTGCTGTTCGTCCTCGGTCTGGGCCTTGCCATCCAGGTCCGTTCCAACAGCGACGAGAGCGCGCTGCGCGGTGCCCGGCAGGAGGACCTGGTCCGCATCCTCGACGAGCTGGACAACCGCACCCAGCGGCTCGAGGACGAGAAGCAACGCCTCGAGGATCAGCGCACCGAGCTCGAGAACAGCTCGGACCAGGCGGAAGAGGCCCGCAAGCAGACGCAGCAGAAGGAGCAGCAGCTCGGCATCCTGGCCGGTACGGTCGCCGCGCAGGGCCCTGGGATCACCCTCACGATCCAGGACCCGTCCGGCACCGTGGAGTCGGACATGCTCCTCGACACGATCCAGGAGCTGCGCGCGGCCGGGGCGGAGGCGGTCCAGGTGAACGGCACCCGGGTCGTCGCGAACACGTTCTTCTCGGGGAGCGCCGGTGACATAGAGGTCGACGGCAAGAGGATCACCGCTCCGTACACCTTCGAGGTCATCGGCAAGCCACAGGACCTGGAGCCGGCGCTGAACATCCCCGGCGGTGTCGTGCAGACCCTGGAGAAGGAGCAGGCCACGGCTACTGTGGAGCGATCAGAGAAGATCATTGTCGACGCCTTGCGACCGGCGGAGCGGCCTGACTACGCTCGGTCGTCACCGCAGTGA
- a CDS encoding MerR family transcriptional regulator, translating into MESGPYPLHDSAAAPSTDTIGYRGPTACAAAGITYRQLDYWARTGLVEPSVRPAYGSGTQRLYSFRDVVVLKIVKRFLDTGVALQNIRAAVQHLRARGFRDLERMTLMSDGATVYECSSPDEVVGLLQGGQGVFGIAVGVVWRDVETALSQLHGERIDTGETLVGHNPADELARRRRDRAV; encoded by the coding sequence GTGGAAAGCGGGCCGTACCCGCTGCACGACAGCGCAGCCGCGCCCTCCACCGACACCATCGGCTACCGCGGGCCCACGGCCTGCGCCGCCGCCGGGATCACCTACCGGCAGCTCGACTACTGGGCGCGCACGGGTCTCGTCGAGCCGAGCGTCAGACCCGCGTACGGCTCCGGCACCCAGCGGCTCTACAGCTTTCGCGACGTGGTCGTCCTCAAGATCGTCAAGCGCTTCCTCGACACCGGAGTGGCGCTCCAGAACATCCGGGCGGCCGTCCAGCACCTGCGGGCCAGAGGGTTCCGGGACCTCGAACGCATGACACTGATGAGCGACGGCGCGACGGTCTACGAGTGCTCGTCGCCCGACGAGGTGGTCGGCCTGCTCCAAGGCGGCCAGGGTGTCTTCGGGATCGCCGTGGGCGTCGTGTGGCGGGACGTCGAGACGGCGCTGTCGCAGCTGCACGGCGAACGGATCGACACGGGGGAGACCCTGGTAGGCCACAACCCCGCGGACGAGCTGGCCAGACGCAGACGCGACCGGGCCGTCTGA
- a CDS encoding FHA domain-containing protein, whose product MPHGRVYFGQGETPVKLFAKLFGKSSREDGNARHRAPRHGQSEEQGGERPLFRDEVAGGDNSGGQGASSVDPAGAGGIGFGDPSTSSAGGGFASDPYATNPHAGQPRQEDPSMAGLPVCSRCGHRNTEAGRFCSNCGAPLRGGAPAERASETTSTISISGIEAYDSEVTGQTAVPSLSPEAQAAVEALPLGSALLVVRRGPNSGSRFLLDGELTTAGRHPQSDIFLDDVTVSRRHVEFRRGPDGGFTVSDVGSLNGTYVNRERIDSVVLANGDEVQIGKYRLVFYASQRGV is encoded by the coding sequence CTGCCCCACGGGCGGGTCTATTTCGGTCAAGGGGAAACGCCCGTGAAGTTGTTTGCGAAGTTGTTCGGCAAGAGCTCACGCGAGGACGGCAATGCCCGCCATCGCGCGCCGCGTCATGGTCAGAGCGAGGAGCAGGGCGGCGAGCGCCCGCTGTTCCGGGACGAGGTGGCCGGTGGTGACAATTCGGGCGGACAGGGCGCGTCGTCTGTTGACCCTGCCGGTGCCGGCGGCATAGGTTTCGGGGATCCATCAACCTCAAGTGCGGGTGGAGGGTTTGCCTCCGACCCGTATGCGACCAATCCCCACGCGGGGCAGCCGCGGCAGGAGGATCCGTCCATGGCGGGTTTGCCGGTTTGTTCGAGGTGCGGCCACCGGAACACCGAGGCCGGTCGATTCTGCTCCAACTGCGGTGCGCCGCTGAGGGGTGGCGCGCCGGCCGAGCGTGCGTCGGAGACGACGTCGACGATCTCCATCTCCGGCATCGAGGCCTACGACTCGGAGGTCACCGGCCAGACCGCCGTCCCCTCGCTCTCGCCGGAGGCCCAGGCCGCCGTCGAGGCGCTGCCGCTCGGCTCGGCCCTCCTGGTCGTCCGCCGCGGGCCCAACTCGGGCAGCCGCTTCCTGCTGGACGGCGAGCTGACCACGGCCGGGCGTCATCCGCAGAGCGACATCTTCCTCGACGACGTCACGGTGTCGAGGCGGCACGTGGAGTTCAGGCGCGGCCCGGACGGCGGTTTCACCGTCTCCGACGTCGGCAGCCTCAACGGCACGTACGTGAACCGTGAGCGGATCGACTCCGTGGTCCTGGCCAACGGCGACGAGGTTCAGATCGGCAAGTACCGGCTGGTCTTCTACGCGAGCCAGCGGGGCGTGTAA
- a CDS encoding bifunctional nuclease family protein, translating into MNELDVVGVRVEMPSNQPIVLLREVGGDRYLPIWIGPGEATAIAFAQQGMAPARPLTHDLFKDVLEAVGQELTQVRITDLREGVFYAELVFASGIEVSARPSDAIALALRTGTPIYGSDGVLDDAGIAIPDEQEDEVEKFREFLDQISPEDFGSSNQ; encoded by the coding sequence GTGAACGAGCTCGACGTTGTGGGTGTCCGGGTCGAAATGCCCTCGAACCAACCGATCGTGCTCCTGCGTGAAGTGGGAGGCGATCGGTACCTCCCCATCTGGATCGGTCCCGGGGAGGCGACCGCCATTGCCTTCGCCCAGCAGGGCATGGCACCGGCCAGGCCGCTGACCCACGACCTTTTCAAGGACGTGCTGGAGGCGGTGGGCCAAGAACTCACCCAGGTCCGCATCACCGACCTGCGCGAAGGCGTCTTCTACGCGGAGCTGGTCTTCGCGAGCGGGATCGAGGTGAGCGCCAGGCCGTCCGACGCGATAGCGCTTGCCCTGCGCACCGGTACGCCGATCTACGGCAGTGACGGGGTGCTGGACGACGCGGGTATCGCCATCCCGGACGAGCAGGAGGACGAGGTGGAGAAGTTCCGCGAGTTCCTCGACCAGATCTCCCCCGAGGACTTCGGGTCCAGCAACCAGTAA
- a CDS encoding small basic family protein, translating into MIAVLGLVVGVVVGLLVRPEVPAVVEPYLPIAVVAALDAVFGGLRAMLDGIFVDKVFVVSFLSNVVVAALIVFLGDKLGVGAQLSTGVVVVLGIRIFSNAAAIRRHVFRA; encoded by the coding sequence GTGATCGCCGTACTGGGCCTCGTCGTGGGAGTCGTGGTCGGGCTTTTGGTCCGGCCCGAAGTGCCGGCGGTGGTCGAGCCCTATCTGCCGATCGCGGTCGTCGCCGCGCTCGACGCGGTGTTCGGCGGTCTGCGGGCCATGCTCGACGGGATCTTCGTCGACAAGGTCTTCGTCGTGTCCTTCCTCTCGAACGTCGTGGTGGCCGCGCTGATCGTGTTCCTCGGCGACAAGCTGGGCGTCGGCGCGCAGTTGTCCACGGGCGTGGTCGTCGTGCTCGGCATCCGGATCTTCTCCAACGCCGCGGCCATCCGCCGGCACGTCTTCCGGGCGTGA